CACCGGTGGCTTGCCCAATCCGGGCATCGACGGCGGGCCGATCGCCATCGACAGCGGCATTGGATTGGTCAACGTCAACGCCTCGATCTCCACGGCCAAGACGGACAGCTGCGTCAACGGGCTGGACATCTCCCAGACGACCCTCACCGTCGACGTCGACAACAAGAAGCCCAGCGCGCAAACGTTGATCTTGTCGGGCGAAGTGAAGCTCGAAAGTGGTAGCTCGAGCCAGACTTGGCCGATGTTTCTGACGCAGACCCAAATCACGGTCAAGGCCAACTGGTCGAAGTCCGTGTTGCTGGAGACCACTGGCCTGCCGACGCCCGACTCCTGCAGCTACTGCGATCAGGACGCGACGGTCTCCCTGACCTACGAGCGTGAGGACAAGACGAAGAAGACCGTGAGCTTCGGACCCTACAAGATCAAGTGCAACTGATCTGATCTCGAGCACAGAAGGCGCGCAGCGGTGAAGGTCGCTGCGCGTTTTCTTTTTGTGGAGGTAACACGACGCGCTCCGATGGAGACGTCCTGGTAACAGCTGTCAGGCAAACCACCGCAGAAACGAGCGCCTAGCGCGCGGCACGGTAGCTGCAATTCGTAGCGCTCATGAAGACTCGCACTCGCATGGGCTGGATGACTCTGGGCATGTCGCTGTCACTCGCGAGCTGCGCCGCCGGTACGTCGTACGACGGCGAAAGCGGCGCCGCAGGCGCAGGCTCGAGCAGCATCGAGGGCGCCGGCAACTACCCCGGCGGTAGTCTCCCCGGCGCCAGCTGCAGCCAGGTGAAGGTCACCACGTCCGGCGCGGACCTCAACGTCCGTCCGACGCCCGATACCAGTGGCGCCCCCGTCGGCTCGCTCGCGAATGGCACTGTGGTGGACGTGCTCTCCGAAACCGACGGCGAGGCCGTCAACGGCATGAGCAAGTGGTACGAGATCCAGTCAGGAACGCTCGAGGGATACGTCTCGGCGGCCTACGCGGTCTGCGCACCCACGGTGACCGAAGACGTCCAGTTCTACCTGCCCTTCAAGTGCGGCTTCACCACCACGATCAGCCAAGGTAACGGCGGTACGACCAGCCACGGGGTCGGCAAGAAGACCGAGTTCGCCTTCGATTTTCGCGCCCCGGCGGACACGCCGATCATGGCCATGGCCGACGGCGTCGTCGCGCACGTCTTCGACGAAACGGTTCCGGGTGACCCCTGTTACTTGGGGGGCGGCGCGGAGTGCTACGCCTACGCCAACCTGGTCGTTCTTCGCCACGCCGACGGTACGACGACCTTGTACAAGCACCTCAACGGGGTGCGCGTTGCGGTGGGCGATTCGGTCGTTCGTGGGGAACGCATCGGCCGGTCGGGCACGACGGGGCAGTCGACCGGGCCGCACTTGCACCTGATGCGTCAGGAGGACTGCGGCCAAGCCAACTGCCAGTCGATCCCGATGAAGTTCGAAGACGTTCCCGGCTCCGGTGTGCCTGCCGACGAGCAGGAAGTGACGAGCGGCAACTGCAAATAGAGCCTCGAAAGGTGTCCAAAATGTCCGTCCAGAAGTCTCAGAGCCAAGTGGTGGGTGCGGTACTCGTCGCGGCCGGTTCGTTGCTGCTGCTCATCGCGCTGCCGACGACCGCGTTCTCCGGGTATCACGTGTTCCTCGATCCGAGGGGAGCGATCTCTGCCCGGGAAGCCGCACCTTTCTTTGCGCTCGGCGCGGTGACCATTCTGCTGGCCGCACTCCCTCTGGCGCTCGGCGCCATCCTGATGAGAGCGCCGGCGCCGCCCGCAGTGTCGTTCGGCGCGGAAACGGCGATTGGTCCCAGAGCGCCCACGCTCCCGACGATCCGTCCGCAGGCGGGCTACCCCACCCACTATCTCCTCGCGGTCGTGACCGCCCTGCTGCTGCTGAGCGCGCTCGTGTTGGCAGGGACGGCCGCGTATCACGCAAAGCAAAGCAGCCACCACAGGGCCTACGCATACTCGGGCTGGCACGTCGACTACCGCCGCTTGGCGAGGGCCAACACGGAGCGCACCAACGGTTTGATGCTGCTCGGCGCTGGCGGCATGTTCTTCCTCTGCGCACTGGGGTCCGGCGGCGCCACCTGGGCATCCGCGCGTCGCCGTCGTCGGGTCGGCTGATGGCCAAGCGCACGATGGCCGCGCTCTTGGGACTCGCGATCGCTGCCTGCGCCGAGGCGCCCCCAGACTCGATCCCGAGAGCTTCCACAAGTGCCGAGCTCTACCCGGTGCTGCAGCCGTATCAGGACGAGCTGGTCCTGTACGACCTGGTCGACGAGGATCGCGTTGGAGGTCCGCGTCCAATCCCGCTGGCGATACGGCGACCGCTGGGACTGAAGGGTCCGTTGCCGGTGGTGATCTGGTCTCACGGCGGCGCGCACGGCAGCACCTCGCCCCAGAACAGCATGGAGGAGTGGAGTCGGTTCGCGGCGCGCGAAGGCTACGTGTCGGTCAGCATCGCTCACGTACCCCGGAGCGACGAACAGCGCGCAGAGCTGTGCTCAGAGCTCGCCATTCCCGACTGCGAGCTGTTCAAGTACCTGAACTGGGATCGTCCGCGCGACATCGAGCTGGTGCTCGACGCGCTGGAATCCCCGGAGCCAGGCTCGCCCTTCGCCAAGGGACGGATCGACTTGCAGCGCATCGCCCTCGGAGGGCACTCCGCAGGGGCAGGCGCGACGATGATGGTCGCCGGCGCCATGCGCACCTATGGCGGCGTGCCCACCTGGATGGAGGACCCCCGACCGCGTGCCTTCCTGACGTTCTCGCCGCAAGGTCCGGGATCCGAGGGCTTCGTGGAGAGCTCCTGGGACGGCGTGCTTCGACCCAACCTGCTGGCTACGGGGCTGGGTGACGAGAACGACGGCAACACGCCGGAGTCGCGCGCGCTGCCCCATGATCTGATGCCCCCCGGTGACAAGTTCCGCGTCTTTCTCGCTGATCTCGGCGCCGTGCACGGCGTGTTCGATCACAAGCCCGAAGCCTGTGCCCACGACTATCCCCTCGATCACTGCAAGCAGCTCGTGGGTTGGCTCGAAAGCGCCACGCTGGCGTTTCTGGACGCGTACTTGCGCGACGACGCCAATGCCCAGCGCTGGCTGGCTTCCGACAACCTGCCCAAGGCCTCCGTCGGTGTGGCGCAATGGAGTCATCGTTGAAGCGCGCGTTCTTGCTCGGGGTAGCGCTCGCGGCATGCAGCGGCAGCGAAGGAGCGGTGGTCACCCCACAGCAATCCTGTGACGCGACGGATTGGTCTGCTTGCCGGTACGTGGGTGAGCACCATCCCGTCATCGAGCTGTCCGGCGGAAGCGTGGAGAACCCCGCGCTGAAGCGCTCGATCCCCGCGCTCTTGCGCTTGCCCGCGGACTCCGCGGGCCCTCTCCCGGTGGTGATCTGGTCCCACGGCGGGGGCTTCGACGACGCCGGTCAGAAACTGGGCGCGCGCTGGGGACAGACCATCGCTGCTGCGGGCTACCTCGTGATCCACGTGGCCCACATCGTGCCGAGCGCGACACAGATCGCGACGCTGTGTGCCGAGCTCGACATCCCCCCGAGCGAATGCAGCGGCGAGTGGTCGTTGCCACAGGTCGTCCGTGCGCGGGACGTGAGCGCCGTGCTCGATTCGCTTCCGAAGATCGGCGAGTGGCTCAGCCAGAAGGGCGGTGCCAGCTTGGACACCTCGCGCGTGGCCATCGCCGGCTGGTCCGCGGGGTCGCAGCCGGGACTGCTGCTTGCCGGAGCGCGCATCGAGCTGACGCCGTCCCTCGGGTTCAGCTCGCTTGACCTACGGCCCTCTGCTTCGGTCGCCCTCTCGCCGCAGGGGCCTGGCTTTTCCGGCTTCTTCGCCGACGCCGCCGGTTCCTCCTGGGACGAGATCCAGCGTCCGACGCTGGTGCTCACAGGTGACAATGACATCAAGCCCCAGAACCCGGACCTGCTCGGTAGCATCCGCCGACAAGCTTGGGAGAATTTGCCGGGTGCAGACGGACGCCAGCGCTTGCTCTACTCCCATATCCCCGCCGGCGTCGGCGAGCACGGCAGCTACAACCTGGGCGACGCCCAGAGCAGCGACGAGCGCCTGAGCCGTTTGAGTGAAGCGCTCAGCTCCACCGTGCGGGCGTTCCTGGATGCCGAGCTGAAGCATTCGTCCGAAGCGCGCGACTACGTGGGCTCCGAGCGGCCACGCTCCCTCGCCGGGACTGAGCGCAGCGATTGGCTCGCAAAGTAGCGAGCAAATCCAGACTTCTTGTCGGTCCGCCGCGGAACAGGGTGAGCACGACGCTCTTGGAGTCTTAGAGTCTCCCCATGAGCGACGACAAGATCGGACTCTGGTCCGTCGTGGCCATCGGCGTGGGCGGCATGGTGGGCGGCGGGATCTTCGCCGTGCTCGGCCTCGCGGTGCAGCTCGCTCACGGCGGTACACCCATCGCCTTTCTCGTCGCAGGTATGGTCGCGTTGGTGACGGCGCACTCCTACGCGCGACTCTCCGTCCGCTATCAGAGTCAGGGCGGTACCGTGGTGTTCGTCGATCGCGCCTTTGGTCGGGATCTGCTCACGGGCAGCCTGAACACGCTGCTTTGGGTGAGCTACGTCGTGATGCTGGCGCTGTATGCCTTCGCCTTTGGCAGCTACGGCGCGACGTTCTTTCCCGGCTCCGGCATCATTACCCGCCATCTGATCATCAGCGCCGGCATCTTGATCCCCACGGCGCTCAACATGTTGGCCGCGTCCATCATCGGCAAGGCGGAAACGTGGGTGGTGGCCATCAAGGTCACCATCTTGGTGGGCTTCGTGGCGGTGGGCCTGACGGGTGTGGATCCATCGAACCTGGCGCCTTCGGAGTGGGCGGCGCCGGTGCCGCTGGTGGCCGGCGGCATGATCATCTTCCTGGCCTACGAGGGCTTCGAGCTGATCGCGAACGCCGCCGAAGACGTGAAGGACCCCAAGAAGACGCTGCCGCGAGCGTTCTACGTCACCGTCGGCTTCGTCATCGTGCTCTACATGTTGGTCGCCGGCGTGGCGGTGGGCTCGCTGTCCGTCGACAAGATCGTAGAAGCGAAAGACTACGCGCTGGCGGAGGCCGCCAAGCCGGTGCTCGGCCAAGCGGGCTTCTCCATCATCAGTGCCGCCGCAGTGCTCAGCACGTTCTCGGCCATCAACGCCACCCTCTACGGTTCTGCGCGCCTCAGCTACACCATCGCCAAGGAAGGCGAGCTTCCCGAGATCCTGGAGAAGAACATCTGGAACAAGCCGCTCGAGGGTTTGCTCATCACCTCCGCGCTCTCGCTGTTGCTCGCCAACCTGGCGGATCTTTCGAGCATCTCCATGATGGGCAGCGCGGGGTTCTTGCTGATCTTCGCGGCGGTCAACGCCGCAGCCGTGCGGCTGTCGTCGGAGATCGGCGGGCACCGCTGGATTTCCATCCTAGGGGTGGTGCTGTGCGCTGCGGCTTTCGGCGCTCTGGTGTGGCAGACGATCCGCGAGCATCCGAGCCACCTGGCGGTGCTCGGAGGCATGCTGGTGCTCGCGTTCGGCGTGGAGCTCGGCTACCGCGAGCTGCGCGATCGCAAGTTGTCCCTGTGAACCGCGTCCGGACACCGTCCGGAGAGTGTCCAGACGTTCGCCGACGACAACAGGGAGTTGTCGGGAGTTTCTTGCGGCAAGTGGCTGGCGCGGATACTGCTTGGGGGTCGCTATGCGCTTTCCGTTCCAAGCCGGTGTGGGGGTGGCGTTGCTCCTGGGTTTGGCCACGGGCTGTGGAGGAACGCCAACGGATGGCGAAGACGTGGCGGCGGCGCCGTCGTCTCTGGACATCTCGGTGTTCAGCTTGCCGCCCTCGGGCGTGGCCGAGCGCGCGGCGATCGTCGGCAAGTACCCCGCGCTGGATCCCACCGGCATCGTCCCCCGCGGCCTGCTGGAAGACGCGATCGCGTTCTTCGACGTCAACAAGCCGTACATCCCGAAGCAGCAGTACTTCGTCGTCGTGGACTTCGCGCCGTATTCCGGCAAGGACCGCTTCTTCGTCGTGGATCTGAACACGGGCGCGGTGGAGCCACACAAGGTGGCGCACGGCGACGGCACGGACCCCAACAACGACGGTTACGCGGACGTGTTCAGCAACACGCCGGGGTCACACATGAGCTCTCTCGGGTTCTACCTGACGGCCGAGATCTACAACGGCACCCATCCGCACTCGATGCGCGTCGATGGTCTGTCGCCGGATGGCAGTCCGAACGGGATGGCGAACACCAACGTGCGCGATCGGCTGATCGTGGTGCACGAGGCGTCTTACGTGAGCGACGCCAACACGAGTCAGCAAGGGCGGAGCAACGGCTGCTTTGCCCTGGACCCCGCCATCGAGAACGCCTTCGTACAGAAGGTCCAGAACGGCACCCTGATGTATGCGGCCACCTCGCCGCTGAACCCACCGGTTGGCGCCGGCGGCGGAGCGGGCGCCGGCGGCGGGGGCGGTAGCGGTGGAGGCGGGGCCATCTGCAGTCCTCCCGACTGCTCGAGCTGCGGCAACTGCTACGCCCAGTGCCTGTGCGCCGGCATTCGCAATCCGGCGGAGTGCGCTCAGAGCTGTGGTCTGGACGGGACCGGTGGCGCGGCGGGCGGCACCGGCACCGGCGGCGCGGCGGGCGGCGAGCCCGTGAGCTGCACCTTCCCGGCGTGCACCGGCTGCGGCTCGTGCCAGGAACAGTGCCTGTGCGAAGGAACGGACGCGGCCACCTGCACCCAGACCTGCGCCAACGAGCCCACGCCCCCCGCGGCGCAGAGTCCCGCGGCGTCTGCCGACAGCGGCTCGTGCGGCGCGGCGAGCGTCGTCGGCTCGGATCCCGCAACGCACGGAATCGGCGCGTTCTTCGCCGCTCTCGCCCTCGCGCTGTTCGGCCGTCGTCGGCGACACTGACGAATCGCACGACGCGGCGTTTCCGCGGCGTCCCGACAAAGGAATGCGGCTTCGCATGCTCGACAAGCCGTGACGCGCGTGACATACGGGGCGCCACATGCCGAAGACCGACTCGGGTTTCGCTACCCTCGCGCTCCGTCCGGAGCTGATTCGCACTCTCGGTGGGCTCGGCTACGAAGAGCCGACGCCGATCCAGGAGCAGGCCATCCCGCCGCTCTTGGAGGGACGGGATCTGATCGGCCAGGCCGCAACGGGCACGGGCAAGACGGCGGCCTTCGCGCTGCCCATCTTGGAGCGCCTGGCGGAGCTCGGGCCCAAGCGAGAGACGCCCACGGCGTTGATCCTGGTGCCCACGCGGGAGCTCGCCATGCAGGTGGCGGAAGCCATCCACCGCTATGGGCGATTTCTGCCCGCGTCGGTGCTGCCGGTGTACGGCGGGCAGGCGTACGGGCCGCAGCTCGGCGCTTTGCGGCGCGGGGTGGATGTGGTGGTGGCCACGCCGGGGCGCGCTCTCGATCACGTGCGGCGCGGCACCCTGGTGCTCGAGCGCATGGCGGTGGTGGTGCTCGACGAAGCCGACGAGATGCTGGACATGGGCTTCGCCGAGGACATCGAGACGCTGCTCTCCGCCACGCCGGAGGAGCGGCAGACGGTGCTGTTCTCGGCCACCATGCCGGCGCGCATCGGTCGCATCGCCAAGCGCTTCTTGCGGGATCCGGTGCACATCCAGATCGAGACCAAGCTGCCCAAGGGTGAGGCGCCCAAGGTGGAGCAGCGCGCGTACGTGGTGCAGCGCGCCTACAAGCAAGCTGCGCTCAGCCGCGTGCTGGACGTGGAGAGCCCGGACAAGGCGCTGATCTTCTGTCGCACCCGCAACGAGGTGGACGCGCTCACGGAAACCCTGCGTTCCAGGGGCTATCGCGCGGAGGCGCTGCACGGCGGGCTGTCTCAGACCCAACGCGATCGGGTGCTCGCCAAGCTCCGCCGCGGTGGCTCGGATCTGGTCGTGGCCACGGACGTGGCGGCGCGCGGGCTGGACATCGAGGAGCTCAGCCACGTGGTGAACTTCGACGCGCCGCCGGCGGTGGAGTCGTACACCCATCGCATAGGGCGCGTGGGCCGTGCCGGCCGCGAAGGTGTGGCGATCACCTTGGTGGAGCCCCGCGAGCATCGCCTGCTGCGGGACTTCGAGCGCGCCACGCGGCAGAAGATCCGCGTCGCGCCGGTGCCCACCATCGCCGACCTGCGGGCGCGGCGCCTCGAGCTCACTCGCGCCTCGCTGCGGGAGGCGTTGCTCGAAGGCGATCTGGACGGCTTCCGCGTGGTGGTGGAGTCCTTGGCGGAGGAGTTCGACCTGTTCGACATCGCAGCCGCCGGAGTGAAGCTCGTGCACCAGGCGAGCGGCGGCGACGCCGAGCCCTCGGAAGAGATCCCGGCGGTGCGCATGGACCGCGATCGCCCCACGCCCAAGGCGCGCGCCCCCAAGGAGCGCGGCTTCAAGAGCGCCGGACCGATGACGAAGCTGTTCGTCGGTGTGGGTCGCCGCGCAGGCGTTCGCCCGGCAGATCTGGTCGGTGCCATCGCGGGGGAATCCGGGATCAGCGGGCGCGCCATTGGCGCCATCGAGATCGGCGAACGCTCCAGCCTGGTGGAGATTTCGGCCAGCGACGCGCGCACCGTGATCGAGGCGCTCGGGGGCGCGCACATCAAGGGCAAGAAGGTCGTCGTGCGGCTCTACAAGGGGACCGCAACTCGCAGTGTTAAGCGTAAACACAGCAGTTAACGCTTAACGCCCAGGTAAACGTTACGCGACGGGATCGCACTGCGTAACTACAAGAGATCCTTGAGCACTGTCGCTTGGATCGCCGCTTGCTGAAGGGCAGCTCCACGAAGGCACTCTGCCTTGTGAAAGGAGCCAACGGTGAACCTACGACAAGTACTGTTCTTCGCCGTGCTCACGGGCGCAGCGATAGCGGGCTGCTCGGGAGACGACGAATCGAGCACCCCTGCCTCCAAGACCTGCGCCGACTATTGCGGAGCGGGCGCCACCTGCGTCGACGGCACCTGCGTTCCCCTCGCCTGCGACCCCGCCTGCGGGGCGGGTATGGCGTGCGAGAACGGCGAGTGCAAACCGGTCGGCTCGGTGAGCTGCGAGCCCGCCTGCGGAGCTTGCCAGGCGTGCGACTCCACCGGCACCACGCCGGAGTGCAAGGACCTGTGCGGGACCGGATCGACCTGCGACACCACCGCCAACCAGTGCTTGCCCATCGCTTGCGATCCCGCTTGCGGTCCGGGCACGGCTTGCGAGAACGGCACCTGCAAACCGGTAGAGGCGATCAGCTGCAAGCCGGCGTGTGGCGGCTGCGAAACCTGCGACACCACCGGCACAACGCCGGAGTGCAAGAACCTGTGCGGTTCCGGCACCACGTGTGATGCCTCCACCAACGCGTGCATCACCGTCGAGCAGTTCCACGCCCAGGCGCCGGAGCTCGCTGGCCCCTTCGCCACGGGTTGGGAGGTGACCGAGGCGTGTGTCGGCTGCCACCAGCAGGCGGCCACGGACTTCATGTCCACCATCCACTGGAAGTGGTCCGGCCCCACGCCGGAGCTCGTGGACCCCGGTGACCTGACCACCGTCTTGAACCCCGGCAACATCGGCAAGAGCACGTTGATCAACAACTTCTGCGTGGGCGTGATCAGCAACGAGCAGCGTTGCGATCAGTGCCACGCCGGCTACGGCGGCGATCCGGACACCAACAAGCCACAGAAGTCCGCGCGCTACTACATGAAGTTCGATCCGAACGACAGCACGGCGGATTCGTCCATCGCTCTCGAGAACCGCGTGGATTGTCTGGTGTGCCACGCCAACCCGAAGAGCGGATACAGCAAGGATCCGAAGGCCTTCGGTCGACCGCTCGGAACGGTGAATCTGGCCAAGGCGGCCCAGGACCTGGTCAAGCCCACCCGCGAGAACTGCGGCAGCTGTCACTTCTACGCCGGCGGCGGCGACAACGTGAAGCTGATGGGCTCGTCCCTCAAGAACCCCACTGCGGACATCGACGTCCACATGGGCAACGGCATGGACTGCTCGAACTGCCACGCCGACAAGGGCCACCAGTTCAAGGGCGCCGGCGTGCACACGCCCGCCAACAACGGTCGCGCCAGCTGTGAGGACTGCCACGGCGCCACGCCGCACAAGAACGTGCCCAACAACGGCGCACAGCTGGATACCCACGCCGCGCGCATCGCCTGCCAGACGTGCCACATCCCGGCTTTCAGCCGCAATCAGTTCGCGAAGGTGAACTGGGATTGGGCCACCACCGGCGACAAGACCCAGGGCGTGAACGGCGTGGTCACCACCAAGGTGAACGACCTCGGCCAGCCCGACGCCAACGGCACCGCCGTCACCACCTACGACTTCATGAAGGGCAGCTTCGTGTGGCAGCGCAATGTGACCCCGACCTACGCTTGGTACAACGGCCAGATGATGCATCTGACCACCGCCGACAAGGCCGACTACACGGCCAAGGGTCTGGATCCGAACGACGACGCCACGCGCATCGTCATCGGCATGCCCATTGGCAGCGTGTCCGACACCAACGCGAAGATCCATCCCTTCAAGCTGATGCGCGGTCGCCAAGCCGTGTACATCGACGGCGCCCAGAGCTTCGTCGCAAACCCGTTCATGTTCGGCCCCGGTAGCTTGTGGGGCATCATCACGGGAGCGACCTGGAACTACAGCCCCAGCGCCATGGAAGCGACGTGGACCACCATCCTGTCCAAGGGCGCCGAGGCGGCCGGGCAGGTCGCTACGGGCACCACCTTGGATCCGTTCAACGGCACCAAGGGTTGGGACTTCCGTTACACCAAGCTGTACATGGATCTGAACCACGAGGTTGCGCCCAAGACGCAGGCTCTGGGTTCCGGCGGCTGCACGGATTGTCACAGCAGCACGCCCAAGATCCCGATGTGCGACCTCTACGCATCGGCCACGACCAAGCCGTGGGGCATCAGCTGCCCGTAAGCACGGCCCTCCCGTAACCCAGTACCGAACGGGGTCACGCCCGCCCTTCCCATACCCGCGTGACCCCGTTCTTCCATTTTGTCGGTCCGCCGCGGAACCACGCTGCGCGCCGAGCGCTGGTCACGACTGGATCCACCGCTCCGCTTCGGCTCGTCGTTGCTTGTCGAAATAGCGCACCTCGCCGGAAAAGAAGGCGCGTGTGATCTTGGTTCCGATCTCTTCGAGCGCATGCTCCCCGACGACCGCGACCTTTTCGAGATCTTCGCGGTGTCGCACGTCGAATCTCAGCTCCTCCAGCAAACCGGATGGTGTCCAACCGTGAAATTCGTCGAGCACCACCATCACGCGCGGCTTGTCTTGCGATTCGATCTGGTGCTCGAGCTGCGGCAGGACCTCCGCGTAGTCGCTCTTGGCCAGAAGTCCCGATACGTGAAGCACCGCAATGCCGTGCTCCATTCCGAGATTCATCATCTTGATTCCTCCTTGGTTCTGCCCTCGCTCGATGCAGCCAGCATGCCGATTGCATTTCCCGCCAAAGCTCCCCGCATCGACGGCACGCTCGTCGGTGGCAGCTCACTTCAGCAGGTGAGGGACGGCCGCGCGTGGTGGCAGCCTGCCCCACCCAGCTCATCTGCCCCAAGGTGCTGGGCGCACGATCTCAAGCGAGCCACCCTACGCGCCGTCGATGCCCGACCGTTTGAGCCACTTCCACAGCGTGACGCGGCTCACCCCGAAGTACTCGGCGGCGCGGGTGCGGTTGCCCTCGTGCAGGTGCAGCACCTCGCGCAAACGTTCCTTGCTCGGGGTACGCGCACCGCGGCGCGCGCACGGCGTGCTGGAAGGCAGGGGGTGCGGATTGTCCGACAGGTGCGCGGGCAGGCAATCCCGGGTGATGGTGTCGCCGCGGGTCACGGCGAAGGCGTACTCGATGGCGTTCTCGAGCTCCCGCACGTTGCCCGGCCAAGTGTAGCTGGTGATGAGCTGCATGGCCGCCGGCTCCACTCCGCGAATGGAGCGGTTCTGACTGCGATTCAGCCGCTCGAGGAAGTAGTCCACGAGCATGGGGATGTCGTCCCGGCGCTCGCGCAAGGAGGGGAGCTGGATCGGGATCACCGCCAGACGATAGAAGAGGTCGCGGCGGAAGTTGCCGCTGGCGCAGGCCGAGCTCAAGTCGCAGTTGGTGGCTGCAATGAAGCGAACGTCGACCTTGATCGGGCGGTTGTCGCCCACGCGCTCGAACTCCTTCTCTTGCAGCACGCGTAGGAGCTTGGTCTGCACCGCGGGGGAGATGTCGCCAATCTCGTCCAAAAATACCGTGCCCCCGTTGGCGGCCTCGAAGCGGCCGATGCGGGAGGCGATGGCGCCGGTGAAGGCGCCGCGCACGTGGCCGAACAGCTCGCTCTCCAAGAGCGTTTCCGTGAGCGCGGCGCAGCTCACGCGCACGAAGGGGCGGTCGGCGCGATTGCTGGCCTCGAACACGGCGCGCGCCACCAGCTCCTTGCCGGTGCCGGTCTCCCCCTGGAGCAGCACGCTTGCGTTGCTGCGTCCGGCGAGCTCCACCAGCTCGTACAGACGCTGCATGGTGGGATGACGACCCATGAGGCGACCGAAGCGGGCGTTGCCGACGGCTTCGCGCCGCGCCGTGGCCAGCTGATCCTCCAAGGACTCCACCTGGCTCAGGTCCGTCACCACTTCGATGCCGCCGAGCAGGTGTCCCTGCTCGTCGCGCATCACGCGGGCATTCTTGAGCACGGACAGCCAGGTGCCGTCCCGCCGACGAATGCGGCAACGGCGATCCGTGATGTGACCCTGGTCGTACAGCGGGCACACCGGATCGCTCGAGGTTCCGCAGGCGACCCCGGAGCAGGTGTCGCTGTCGAGGATGGAGCAATCTTTGCCGAGCACTTCTTGGGCGCCGAAGCCCGTCATCTGCTCCATGGCGCGGTTCCAGCTGGTGATGCGGCCTTTCGTATCCACGGAGAACAGACCACCGGGCATGGTCGCGAGCACGTTGTCGAGCAACGTTTCCGGCGCTACGCCGGAGAGCCGCTCCTCGCTCCCCTCCGCAACGTTGAGCTCGTTCGTGCAGCCGCCACGCTTCGGCATGAGTGCAGCCTAGGTCCGCACGCGTGCTCGGGCCACAAAGGGCGGGCGCGCAAACTCTGCGACATGACGGGTGACGTATGGTGGCGCTGCTTGGCGTTACCGCGGCGAGGCGACATTCAAACGATCAAGGAGCCACGGGGAGTTGATAGTGCCGGTGGGGAGCTCCGCGGCCCGCTCCACCTCGACGGCGCAACGCTCGCCATAGCCGACCGCTTCTACCCCAGCACACGCCGCTGCAGCGCGTGCGGGACCATCGGCGAGCGGCTCGACCTCGGGGAGCGCACCTTTCACTGCGGCAGTTGTGGTCACGAGGCCGACCGCGATGAGAACGCTGCCGTGTGCTTGG
The window above is part of the Polyangiaceae bacterium genome. Proteins encoded here:
- a CDS encoding sigma 54-interacting transcriptional regulator; amino-acid sequence: MPKRGGCTNELNVAEGSEERLSGVAPETLLDNVLATMPGGLFSVDTKGRITSWNRAMEQMTGFGAQEVLGKDCSILDSDTCSGVACGTSSDPVCPLYDQGHITDRRCRIRRRDGTWLSVLKNARVMRDEQGHLLGGIEVVTDLSQVESLEDQLATARREAVGNARFGRLMGRHPTMQRLYELVELAGRSNASVLLQGETGTGKELVARAVFEASNRADRPFVRVSCAALTETLLESELFGHVRGAFTGAIASRIGRFEAANGGTVFLDEIGDISPAVQTKLLRVLQEKEFERVGDNRPIKVDVRFIAATNCDLSSACASGNFRRDLFYRLAVIPIQLPSLRERRDDIPMLVDYFLERLNRSQNRSIRGVEPAAMQLITSYTWPGNVRELENAIEYAFAVTRGDTITRDCLPAHLSDNPHPLPSSTPCARRGARTPSKERLREVLHLHEGNRTRAAEYFGVSRVTLWKWLKRSGIDGA
- a CDS encoding STAS/SEC14 domain-containing protein, producing MMNLGMEHGIAVLHVSGLLAKSDYAEVLPQLEHQIESQDKPRVMVVLDEFHGWTPSGLLEELRFDVRHREDLEKVAVVGEHALEEIGTKITRAFFSGEVRYFDKQRRAEAERWIQS
- a CDS encoding M23 family metallopeptidase; the encoded protein is MKTRTRMGWMTLGMSLSLASCAAGTSYDGESGAAGAGSSSIEGAGNYPGGSLPGASCSQVKVTTSGADLNVRPTPDTSGAPVGSLANGTVVDVLSETDGEAVNGMSKWYEIQSGTLEGYVSAAYAVCAPTVTEDVQFYLPFKCGFTTTISQGNGGTTSHGVGKKTEFAFDFRAPADTPIMAMADGVVAHVFDETVPGDPCYLGGGAECYAYANLVVLRHADGTTTLYKHLNGVRVAVGDSVVRGERIGRSGTTGQSTGPHLHLMRQEDCGQANCQSIPMKFEDVPGSGVPADEQEVTSGNCK
- a CDS encoding DEAD/DEAH box helicase, producing the protein MPKTDSGFATLALRPELIRTLGGLGYEEPTPIQEQAIPPLLEGRDLIGQAATGTGKTAAFALPILERLAELGPKRETPTALILVPTRELAMQVAEAIHRYGRFLPASVLPVYGGQAYGPQLGALRRGVDVVVATPGRALDHVRRGTLVLERMAVVVLDEADEMLDMGFAEDIETLLSATPEERQTVLFSATMPARIGRIAKRFLRDPVHIQIETKLPKGEAPKVEQRAYVVQRAYKQAALSRVLDVESPDKALIFCRTRNEVDALTETLRSRGYRAEALHGGLSQTQRDRVLAKLRRGGSDLVVATDVAARGLDIEELSHVVNFDAPPAVESYTHRIGRVGRAGREGVAITLVEPREHRLLRDFERATRQKIRVAPVPTIADLRARRLELTRASLREALLEGDLDGFRVVVESLAEEFDLFDIAAAGVKLVHQASGGDAEPSEEIPAVRMDRDRPTPKARAPKERGFKSAGPMTKLFVGVGRRAGVRPADLVGAIAGESGISGRAIGAIEIGERSSLVEISASDARTVIEALGGAHIKGKKVVVRLYKGTATRSVKRKHSS
- a CDS encoding amino acid permease; the encoded protein is MSDDKIGLWSVVAIGVGGMVGGGIFAVLGLAVQLAHGGTPIAFLVAGMVALVTAHSYARLSVRYQSQGGTVVFVDRAFGRDLLTGSLNTLLWVSYVVMLALYAFAFGSYGATFFPGSGIITRHLIISAGILIPTALNMLAASIIGKAETWVVAIKVTILVGFVAVGLTGVDPSNLAPSEWAAPVPLVAGGMIIFLAYEGFELIANAAEDVKDPKKTLPRAFYVTVGFVIVLYMLVAGVAVGSLSVDKIVEAKDYALAEAAKPVLGQAGFSIISAAAVLSTFSAINATLYGSARLSYTIAKEGELPEILEKNIWNKPLEGLLITSALSLLLANLADLSSISMMGSAGFLLIFAAVNAAAVRLSSEIGGHRWISILGVVLCAAAFGALVWQTIREHPSHLAVLGGMLVLAFGVELGYRELRDRKLSL
- a CDS encoding murein L,D-transpeptidase catalytic domain family protein translates to MRFPFQAGVGVALLLGLATGCGGTPTDGEDVAAAPSSLDISVFSLPPSGVAERAAIVGKYPALDPTGIVPRGLLEDAIAFFDVNKPYIPKQQYFVVVDFAPYSGKDRFFVVDLNTGAVEPHKVAHGDGTDPNNDGYADVFSNTPGSHMSSLGFYLTAEIYNGTHPHSMRVDGLSPDGSPNGMANTNVRDRLIVVHEASYVSDANTSQQGRSNGCFALDPAIENAFVQKVQNGTLMYAATSPLNPPVGAGGGAGAGGGGGSGGGGAICSPPDCSSCGNCYAQCLCAGIRNPAECAQSCGLDGTGGAAGGTGTGGAAGGEPVSCTFPACTGCGSCQEQCLCEGTDAATCTQTCANEPTPPAAQSPAASADSGSCGAASVVGSDPATHGIGAFFAALALALFGRRRRH